A window of Vigna unguiculata cultivar IT97K-499-35 chromosome 4, ASM411807v1, whole genome shotgun sequence contains these coding sequences:
- the LOC114180537 gene encoding uncharacterized protein LOC114180537: protein MTQQLEHLMKKLSQLPKEIQNVSQAQHQQSVQGCELCGGDHRNGQCKAITTRSGRVLAELPKKQEKEKDDVIGEQSVVDENGEKEEQKEDEEVTRRGKEVMKPLPYPKTHSRKEKEKQFSRFMDIFKKLEISIPFSEALQQMSSYARFLKDLLTKKRKYIEEETIEFQGNCSAIIQKLIPPKFKDPGSFTIPCTIGKLPIRKALIDLGASINLMPLSMLRRIGDLEVKPTRMTLQLAYRSTKCPYGVIQDVLAKVDKFTFLVDFVILDMEEDNEFPLILGRPFMKTVRVIIDVDDGQLKVREQDETVTFSVKEAMQHPSDSSNYFRVKVLDELVDSIKSQMFVKSPLERVLIDACDDLTLDEES from the coding sequence ATGACTCAACAGCTTGAACATCTCATGAAGAAACTTTCTCAATTACCGAAAGAAATCCAAAATGTTTCTCAAGCTCAACACCAGCAATCTGTGCAAGGGTGTGAGTTGTGTGGTGGTGATCACCGAAATGGGCAATGTAAGGCCATAACTACAAGGAGTGGTAGAGTGTTAGCCGAGTTACCTAAGaagcaagaaaaagaaaaggatgatGTTATTGGTGAGCAAAGTGTGGTTGATGAGAATGGAGAGAAAGAAGAGCAAAAAGAGGATGAGGAAGTCACAAGAAGGGGTAAAGAGGTTATGAAGCCTCTTCCTTATCCTAAGACTCATtctagaaaagagaaagagaagcaATTCTCAAGGTTTATGGATATCTTCAAGAAATTGGAGATTAGCATTCCTTTCTCTGAGGCTCTTCAACAAATGTCTTCATATGCAAGATTTTTGAAGGATTTGCTCACCAAGAAGAGGAAATACATTGAAGAGGAAACAATAGAATTCCAAGGTAATTGTAGTGCAATCATCCAAAAACTTATACCGCCTAAATTTAAAGATCCAGGCAGTTTCACTATTCCATGCACCATTGGCAAATTACCTATTAGAAAGGCCTTGATTGACTTGGGAGCAAGTATCAATCTGATGCCTCTTTCCATGTTAAGGAGAATTGGTGATTTGGAGGTTAAACCCACAAGAATGACACTCCAATTAGCATATCGTTCTACCAAGTGTCCTTATGGTGTTATACAGGATGTCCTTGCTAAAGTGGACAAATTCACTTTTCTAGTGGATTTTGTCATTTTAGACATGGAAGAGGACAATGAATTTCCTCTTATCTTGGGTAGACCATTTATGAAGACTGTTAGGGTGATCATTGATGTGGATGATGGCCAACTTAAGGTGCGTGAGCAAGATGAAACTGTGACTTTCAGTGTTAAGGAAGCCATGCAACATCCTAGTGATAGTAGCAATTACTTTCGGGTGAAAGTTTTGGATGAATTAGTGGACTCTATAAAGAGCCAAATGTTTGTGAAGTCTCCTCTTGAGAGAGTATTGATAGATGCTTGTGATGACTTGACTTTAGATGAGGAATCTTAA